One window of the Candidatus Izemoplasmatales bacterium genome contains the following:
- a CDS encoding immunoglobulin-like domain-containing protein, whose protein sequence is MKKALLSMLAVLVLFTTLACTETTTLDTVAPVLSGVADITYVIGESSAPTYAGVTAYDNLEGNITSKIVRNSTAVNLTVPGNYTVTFTVEDLFGNEATASLVVHVVDNDAPVITGIHGLEFVFGDDAPDYLDGVTATDNVDGDLTDEIVVDSSAVDLETVGVYTVTYTVEDASGNQSAVYSTFIQVKEFADDADLVPPVFNGQSNKTYTIGVSAAPNYLTGVTATDNVDGAVTADIVVNSAAVNLAVPGVYTVTYTVEDSSGNESQVSITVTVVKETVAPVISGIHNIEYYTGNAVPNYLTGVTATDNVDGDLSAAIVVDDDAVNYGVAGIYQVLYTVTDAAGNVTTAQATIVVYINPRSIADLSAIYHTYTSGTNNLNPYSETLATASELYGYLTDSLYTGDYDWAAAQAQVLEEDPAFVVDGDFDFEDWYRAGHTAGELPYNRFPAMAASVPQPMDEEGLVWRIALRQDLQFQDGTPIDAYTFDYSWRMLLDPLLLNDRASNLYDNAYLPLVGAEGYAKQNSPQTDVWGYNLYKVGEIVYSRENSYYGTVIGQPTWPLYYIETGRYDGLVGPGGALAYLEDWGRSASAYGVNGFVIENEYGDAFLWDASGNLIAPEAGWTLDGVPVPTTGTPDTTKGKGYAGARPAYMDEAQNRAAVDESGIPVGGATLPQAAVLWSEVGFKVIDQYTIELTLTAGKTAWDVMGNLTSGIVGVVHPAKFEAGMNEARTQTTYGTIENPLSSYGPYVLAVWETDVLYYYTLNPSYYAKDDYRITTVRYDVIADQSIAIEEFRAGRLDIVGAGGQYYNEFKYNLNMKLSPLTTFFRFAFNIQGSAQYELNPILVYPEFREAFYFAIDRETFSLEVRAPSLPTHGFLGPVYLSTEYNFVSYRGSQAGQSVLEDYAPDTAGYNPVLAKSLFDQAYAAAIAAGDITDGEMVSVEYKFYDVETNWQVANWVKSTVEAIFNQGESTPIFELTLAAVSSSALDQAWDNGDFEMTFGGWQGLNFDAPSMLGQVYNSLNVSLMLEKGFNTAGAEVTVSLPNSKAALEQWIADYEALETPTETQTAQYDSWVDLLALFVGDTLTCTFNELYVYAYGELYNVKDVNYAGKTDDFDNITAALETVLLDQMIAIPLFTSVGATVYSDRMVFEANEYHAWMGWGGLKYMYIATEAE, encoded by the coding sequence ATGAAAAAAGCATTGCTATCCATGCTTGCGGTTCTCGTGTTGTTCACCACTCTTGCTTGTACAGAGACAACGACACTGGACACCGTGGCCCCGGTGCTGAGCGGCGTCGCTGACATCACGTATGTCATCGGCGAAAGTTCCGCGCCGACGTATGCTGGCGTCACGGCTTATGACAATCTGGAAGGGAACATCACGTCCAAGATCGTCAGAAACTCGACCGCCGTCAACCTCACCGTTCCCGGCAACTACACCGTCACCTTCACCGTCGAGGACCTCTTCGGCAACGAGGCGACCGCTTCGCTTGTCGTCCACGTCGTTGACAACGACGCCCCGGTCATCACCGGCATCCACGGACTCGAGTTCGTGTTCGGCGACGATGCGCCCGACTATCTCGACGGCGTGACCGCCACCGACAACGTCGACGGCGACCTCACCGACGAAATCGTCGTCGACTCCTCCGCCGTCGATCTCGAAACCGTCGGCGTCTACACGGTCACCTACACCGTCGAAGACGCGTCCGGCAACCAGTCGGCCGTCTACTCGACCTTCATCCAGGTGAAGGAGTTCGCCGATGACGCGGACCTCGTTCCGCCGGTCTTCAACGGCCAGTCGAACAAGACCTACACGATTGGCGTCAGCGCCGCTCCGAACTACCTGACCGGCGTCACCGCGACGGACAACGTCGACGGTGCCGTGACCGCGGACATCGTGGTCAACTCGGCCGCCGTCAACCTCGCCGTCCCCGGCGTCTACACGGTCACCTACACCGTCGAAGACTCCTCGGGCAACGAGTCGCAGGTCTCGATCACCGTCACCGTCGTGAAGGAGACCGTCGCTCCGGTCATCTCCGGCATCCACAACATCGAGTACTACACCGGCAACGCCGTTCCGAACTACCTGACCGGCGTGACCGCGACCGACAACGTCGATGGCGACCTCTCCGCTGCGATCGTCGTGGACGATGACGCCGTCAACTACGGTGTCGCCGGCATCTACCAGGTGCTCTACACCGTCACCGACGCCGCCGGCAACGTCACCACCGCCCAGGCGACCATCGTCGTCTACATCAACCCGAGAAGCATCGCCGACCTGTCCGCGATCTATCACACCTATACTTCCGGGACCAACAACCTGAACCCGTATTCCGAAACGCTCGCGACCGCTTCCGAACTGTACGGCTATCTGACCGACAGCCTCTACACCGGCGACTACGACTGGGCCGCCGCCCAAGCGCAAGTGCTCGAAGAGGATCCCGCATTCGTCGTCGACGGCGACTTCGACTTCGAAGACTGGTATCGCGCCGGCCATACCGCTGGCGAGCTGCCCTACAACCGCTTCCCGGCCATGGCCGCTTCCGTGCCGCAGCCGATGGATGAGGAAGGGCTCGTCTGGAGAATCGCTCTCCGTCAGGACCTGCAGTTCCAGGATGGCACCCCGATCGACGCCTACACGTTCGACTACTCCTGGAGAATGCTCCTCGACCCGCTCCTTCTGAACGACCGTGCCTCCAACCTCTATGACAACGCGTACCTGCCGCTCGTCGGCGCCGAAGGATATGCGAAGCAGAACAGCCCGCAGACCGACGTTTGGGGTTACAACCTCTACAAGGTCGGCGAAATCGTCTACTCGCGTGAGAACTCCTATTACGGAACCGTCATCGGTCAGCCCACTTGGCCGCTCTACTACATCGAGACCGGACGTTACGACGGACTCGTCGGACCCGGCGGCGCCCTCGCCTACCTCGAAGACTGGGGCAGAAGCGCTAGCGCCTACGGCGTGAACGGATTCGTCATCGAAAACGAATACGGCGATGCCTTCCTCTGGGATGCCAGCGGAAACCTGATCGCCCCCGAAGCGGGCTGGACCCTCGACGGCGTCCCGGTCCCGACCACCGGAACCCCCGATACCACCAAGGGCAAAGGCTATGCCGGCGCCCGTCCCGCCTACATGGATGAGGCTCAGAACAGAGCCGCCGTCGATGAAAGCGGCATTCCGGTCGGCGGAGCCACCCTTCCGCAGGCTGCCGTTCTGTGGAGCGAAGTCGGCTTCAAGGTCATCGACCAGTACACCATCGAACTGACCCTGACCGCCGGCAAGACCGCCTGGGACGTCATGGGCAACCTGACCTCCGGCATCGTCGGCGTCGTCCATCCCGCCAAGTTCGAAGCGGGCATGAACGAAGCGAGAACGCAAACCACCTACGGCACGATCGAGAACCCGCTGTCCTCCTACGGACCGTACGTCCTCGCCGTTTGGGAAACCGACGTCCTCTACTACTACACGCTCAACCCGTCGTATTACGCCAAGGATGATTATCGCATCACGACCGTCCGTTACGACGTCATCGCCGACCAGAGCATCGCGATTGAAGAATTCAGAGCCGGACGTCTTGACATCGTCGGCGCCGGCGGACAGTACTACAACGAGTTCAAGTACAACCTGAACATGAAGCTCTCGCCTCTGACCACGTTCTTCCGCTTCGCCTTCAACATCCAGGGCAGCGCGCAGTACGAACTCAATCCGATTCTGGTCTATCCGGAATTCAGAGAAGCCTTCTACTTCGCGATCGACCGCGAGACCTTCTCGCTGGAAGTCAGAGCGCCTTCGCTTCCGACGCACGGCTTCCTCGGCCCGGTCTACCTCTCCACCGAATACAACTTCGTCTCCTACCGCGGATCGCAGGCAGGCCAGAGCGTTCTCGAAGACTACGCTCCCGACACCGCCGGCTACAACCCGGTCTTGGCGAAATCGCTGTTCGATCAGGCCTACGCCGCAGCCATCGCTGCGGGTGACATCACCGATGGCGAGATGGTCAGCGTCGAGTACAAGTTCTACGACGTTGAGACCAACTGGCAGGTTGCCAACTGGGTCAAGTCGACCGTCGAAGCGATCTTCAACCAGGGCGAATCCACGCCGATCTTCGAGCTCACGCTGGCTGCCGTCAGCAGCAGCGCGCTCGACCAGGCTTGGGACAACGGCGACTTCGAGATGACGTTCGGCGGTTGGCAGGGCCTCAACTTCGACGCTCCGTCGATGCTCGGCCAGGTCTACAACAGCCTCAACGTCTCCCTGATGCTCGAAAAGGGCTTCAACACCGCCGGCGCCGAAGTGACCGTCAGCCTGCCGAACTCCAAGGCCGCCTTGGAGCAGTGGATCGCTGACTACGAAGCTCTCGAAACCCCGACGGAAACCCAGACCGCTCAGTACGACTCCTGGGTCGACCTCCTCGCCCTGTTCGTCGGCGACACGCTGACCTGCACCTTCAACGAACTGTACGTCTACGCCTATGGCGAACTGTACAACGTCAAGGATGTCAACTATGCGGGCAAGACCGACGACTTCGACAACATCACCGCCGCGTTGGAAACCGTGCTCCTCGATCAGATGATCGCGATCCCGCTCTTCACGAGCGTCGGCGCGACCGTCTACAGCGACAGAATGGTCTTTGAAGCCAACGAGTACCATGCTTGGATGGGTTGGGGCGGACTCAAGTACATGTACATCGCCACCGAAGCCGAATAA
- a CDS encoding DUF3899 domain-containing protein, whose product MNKLSRRRVLVVTAIDMAIGVVFVGLMLLFSQDFTLIGFIDATMVAAVLLFAVGWFFFVANNHVFDIITYGVKSFFKGVIGKREKTTYIEYLETKKTVEPFMYHAFWYASLVILAVSLILYAVYKF is encoded by the coding sequence ATGAACAAACTCTCACGGCGACGGGTTCTCGTCGTCACCGCGATCGACATGGCGATCGGCGTGGTCTTCGTCGGCCTGATGCTCCTGTTCTCGCAGGATTTCACCCTGATCGGCTTCATCGACGCGACGATGGTGGCGGCGGTGCTGCTGTTCGCCGTCGGTTGGTTCTTCTTCGTCGCCAACAACCACGTGTTCGACATCATCACCTATGGCGTGAAGTCCTTTTTCAAGGGCGTCATCGGTAAACGCGAGAAGACGACGTACATCGAGTATCTGGAAACGAAGAAGACGGTCGAACCGTTCATGTACCACGCGTTCTGGTACGCTTCGCTCGTGATCCTCGCAGTCAGCCTGATCCTCTACGCCGTCTACAAGTTCTGA